The Anaeromyxobacter sp. Fw109-5 genomic interval GCGCGTCGTCGTCGGCACTGCCGGTCACATCGATCACGGCAAGACCTCGCTCGTCCGGGCGCTGACCGGGATCGACACCGATCGGCTCCGGGAGGAGAAGCGCCGCGGGATCACCATCGAGCTCGGCTTCGCGCACCTCCCGCTGCCCGACGGCACCGTGGCGGGCGTGGTGGACGTCCCCGGTCACGAGCGGTTCGTTCGCGCCATGGCCGCCGGCGCGGGCGGGATCGATCTCGTCGTGCTCGTCATCGCCGCCGACGAGGGCGTCATGCCCCAGACGCGCGAGCACCTCGACATCTGCCGGCTCCTCGGCGTTCCGCGCGGGCTCGTGGCGGTGACGAAGTCGGACCTCCTGCCCGAGCTGGGGACAGACTGGCTCCCGCTGCTCGAGCAGGACGTCCGCGAGGTGACGCGGGGCACGTTCCTCGAGGGCGCGGCGATCGTCCCGGTCTCCGCCGCCACCGGCGAGGGGCTCGACGAGCTCCGCGCTGGGCTCGGCCGGCTCGCGGCCGAGGTGCAGGAGCGGCCCGCGGACGGGCCGGTCTTCCTGCCGATCGATCGCGCCTTCTCGATGAAGGGGTTCGGGACGGTGGTCACTGGGACGCTGCTCTCCGGCCAGATCGCCGAGGGGGACGAGGCGGCCTTGCTGCCGTCCGCGCCCGGCGCCCCCGCGCTGCGCGTCCGCTCGGTGCAGGTCCACGGCAAGCCCGCCGCGCGCGCGCTCGCCGGCCAGCGCACCGCGGTGAACCTCCCCGGCGTCGAGCCCGCCGCGATCCAGCGCGGACAGGCCCTCGTGCACGCGGGCGTGGTGCCGCAGTCGTCGATGCTCGACGTGGAGGTGACGCTCCTCGCCGCCGCGCCGAGACCGCTCAGGCACCGCGCGAAGCTGCTGCTCCACGTCGGGACCGCGCAGGTCCCGGCGGCGGTCGCGCTCGTGGACCGCGGCGAGCTCCGGCCCGGGGAGACGGCGTTCGCCCAGCTCCGGCTCGGCCAGCCCGTCGCGGCGCTGCCGGGGCAGCGCTTCATCCTGCGCGGCTTCACGGTCCTCCAGGGCCGCGGCAAGACGCTCGCCGGCGGCCGCGTCCTCGCGGTCGCCGCCCCGCGCCGCCGCCGGGGGCGCCCCGAGGGGCTGCGCCAGCTCGAGGTCCTCGCGCGCGGGGAGCCCGACGCGCGCGTCGCCACGGTGC includes:
- the selB gene encoding selenocysteine-specific translation elongation factor — its product is MKRVVVGTAGHIDHGKTSLVRALTGIDTDRLREEKRRGITIELGFAHLPLPDGTVAGVVDVPGHERFVRAMAAGAGGIDLVVLVIAADEGVMPQTREHLDICRLLGVPRGLVAVTKSDLLPELGTDWLPLLEQDVREVTRGTFLEGAAIVPVSAATGEGLDELRAGLGRLAAEVQERPADGPVFLPIDRAFSMKGFGTVVTGTLLSGQIAEGDEAALLPSAPGAPALRVRSVQVHGKPAARALAGQRTAVNLPGVEPAAIQRGQALVHAGVVPQSSMLDVEVTLLAAAPRPLRHRAKLLLHVGTAQVPAAVALVDRGELRPGETAFAQLRLGQPVAALPGQRFILRGFTVLQGRGKTLAGGRVLAVAAPRRRRGRPEGLRQLEVLARGEPDARVATVLEMSGPAGLELGGLVGRTALSPKAAQTALDRLGAKGGALLFDRERRAYVAGTVAQELAQRLLAAVDAFHAERPLAAGVGREELRGRLPPVTDPRLFQRLLAQLADRGELVLEGDHVRRKGHAAASGADAGALKEKVAQALSKGGLTPAWLAELPPLVGGSPADVQAVLKLLLAEGRVVRASSELWFDGAAVAALRERLVAFLRERREITTQEFKELVGATRKHVIPLAEYFDREKVTLRVGEKRVLRGEGRG